The Phycisphaerae bacterium genome contains the following window.
CGAAATAGGCCTTGAGATTCCCCGCCTCGGATTCTCGCTGCTTCATCCGCTACTCCCGGCGTTGCTTCTGGTGGCGCTCTTCGCTTGCTACCGACTCACAGAGGTGTTGTTGCTGCTGAGTCTCAACCGAGTACTTTGCGAATTGTATAAGCGTGGAGGAAAGATGCCGGATCATGACTTATCGCAACGGCTTAGGGGGGAGATCGCTCGCCGGGAGCGGTTTCACAAGATTCTTTGTGGTCTGCGCGGCGTAGAACTGTCAGAGATCCTGGATCGCCTGTACAATGGATATTAGTCCCTTCCGCCGCGACTGGTGCGCATTTTGCGCGCATGTTTCCGGATCGCAGAACGCTTGGGTTGCGGCCCGCAAAAAGGCGGTCCGCCTTAGGAAAGCCCTTGTGGATTGGACGTCCTGTGCCGAATGACCGCTGTTTCCGGAGTTGACCAGTGGTGAGGTTCATGGGCGACGGCAGAACACGGCCCATTCTCCATTCTCAATTCCACATTCCCCCCGCCCCTCCTTCTTGCACCTCCGCGTCTTGTCCCGGATGATGCTCTCATGACTCAGCACGGTGGAGCATCTCGAAAGCGCAGCAAGGGCGGCCGGGGACCGTACATCCAGAAATCCGGCGGCCGGCCGCACGGTGACGGCGGCGACAAGCGGGCCGGCAACACACCCCCGCCGCCCGAGCACCAGTATCCTTACCCCTGGGTTCGGCTGCGATCGGCCAGCGCACACCCGTTCATCTACCAGCGGATGATCGGACAGGTGGACCCGACGGCCAGGCCGGGCGACGTCGTGGCCGTTTATGACAAGCAGGACCACCTCTTCGGCCACGGCTTCTACCACGACCGCTCACAGATCGGGTTGCGGATGCTGTCGTACGAGCCGACAGCCGTAGATGAGGACTTCTTCCGCAAGCGGATCGAGCAGGCGATCGCGTGGCGCAGGCAACTGCTCGGCGACGACCCCGCCACGGACGCCTATCGACTCGTCCACGCCGAGGGCGACGGGCTCAGCGGCCTGATCGCCGAACGATACGGCGACTGGATCGCCATCGAAGTCTTCAGCCTCGGCATCTTCAAGCGGCTTGACCTGATCAAGCGAGTACTCAGCGAATCCCTGATCTCAAGCGAACCGGCCTTCGCCCAGGCTTCGCTGTGCCAGGGCTTGCCACGGCGTAGCTCGAAGAGCGAAGGCGGGAACCCTAAATTCGTCATCCGCGCCGACGAGCACGTCGAACGGCTTGAAGGATTCGAGATCCCCACCCTGGCATCCGATGCAGTCCCGCCGACCATCACCATCCGCGAGAACGGCCTGCGATTCCGCGTGGACCTTCGCGCCGGACACAAGACCGGCTTCTTCTGCGACCAGCGCGATAACCGCAAACGGCTCGCTGCACTGTGCCGCGGAGCCGGCGTTCTCGACGTCTGTTGCTACACCGGCGGCTTCGGCGTTTACGCCAAGAAGCTCGGTCAGGCCGAGGCGGTGACCGGCGTCGATCTCGACGAAGACGCCATCGAATTGGCTCGCAAGAACGCCAACCTCAACGAGGTCCGCATCCAGCACGTTCACGCCGACGCCTTCGGCTACCTGCGGCAGATGCAGACCAACGGCAACGCTTATGACGTCGTCGTGCTCGATCCGCCCAAATTCGTGGGCAACCGCGACGAATTCCAGGAGGGTTCCCGCAAATACGTCGACCTGAACACGCTCGGAATGAGCGTCGTTCGCCCCGGCGGCCTGCTGCTGACCTGCTCATGCTCGGGCCTGGTCTCGCGCGAGGATTTCCTCGGCATGGTCAAGGCAGCCGCAAGCCGATTGCGGCGGTCCCTGCAGTTCGTCGACCAGACCGGCGCCGCCCCGGATCACCCGGTCATGGCCAACTGCCCGGAGAGCGCGTACCTCAAGGCGGTGTGGGCGCGAGTGATGTGAGGGAATGTCGAACGCAAAATGGTGAATTGAGGCAACCGGTCCTACGAACGCCGTCTTTGCCCGTGCACGGGAGACCAGAGCTTCATTGGCGGACAACTCTCAGCGGGACGAGGGCTGGCAGTCGATCCGTGGGTCAGCTATACTGTACTGCGTCCTGAGGTGCTCGATGGTACGCCTGACTGCCCACTACAATGGCAAAGTGATTGTTCCGGATGAAGCCGTTCAGCTTCCTGAAGGGGTTCCGCTGGAGGTCACCGTCCGTCCCCAAGGCCAACCCGGCAATGGCGATCCCATCCTCGAACTGAGCGGGCTGGGCATGGAAGTCTGGGACGGGATTGACCCTGTCGAGTACCAGCGTCGCGAACGCGAGGGCTGGGAATGAAGGTGTTCTGGGACACCAACCTGTTCATCTATCTCATCGAACGACACCCCGCCTCCCACCCCAAGGTTGACTCTCTGTATCGCGAGCATCGCAAATCCGGAGATGAGATCATTGCATCAGCGCGCACACTTGGCGAACTGCTCGCCCAACCGCTTCGGCAAGGAAGAACCGATCTCGTGAGAAGATACACCGAGCTTCCGACCTCGCCCGCAATGATAAGGCTTGTTGCCTTTGACCGGGCTGCGGCCGAGCAATATGCGGGCAAACGCGCACAAGGTTCCATTCGTCAGCCAGACGCCATTCAGATTGCGTGCGCGCTGGCGAACCGAGCAGACGCTTTCATCACAAACGACTCGAGACTGTGGGGCGTTTCACTGCCCCAGGCGATGTCGGTAAGGGGTCTTTGACTCGCAGTCTGCGGCGAAGATCAGACGCCATTGGTTGAGTTGTTTGCGCTATGACTGAGATAGTCGGATGGCCATCGCCTCAGCGGTAGGGGGTGTGAAGAAATGCACAGGCTCGGTTCGACTACAACGGCGGCCGTTCTCCTTGTTCTCGGCGGCATGGCTGCCACGGCGGCAGCGGGGGCGCCCGCTGCTCAAACAAAGCCGACAAGTACCGCGTCCTCCGATGCCGGCACCGAGAACAAGCCTGCGCCTGCCAATAAGCACACCTACACATACAAGAAAGTCGACGACTGCGAGATTCGTGCCGACGTCTATCGCCCGTCGGCGGATTCGGCTCGGACACCCGTGATCATCTGGATTCACGGCGGAGCGTTGATCATGGGTTCGCGAGCGAGCATCAACCGCCTGCAATTGGACCTGTATCTGCGCGCCGGCTACACCGTTGTGGCCATCGATTACCGACTTGCTCCGGAGACCAAACTGCCCGGCATACTGGACGACCTCCGTGACGCCTTCGCCTGGGTCCGCGAGGAAGGCCCGACTCTGTTCCACATCGATCCCGAGCGAGTGGCCGTGATCGGTCACTCGGCCGGAGGCTACCTGACTCAGATGAGCGGGTGGTGCATCACCCCTCGGTCCAAAGCATTGGTCTCCTTCTGTGGATACGGAGACATCATCGGCGACTGGTATACCAAGCCGAGCCCGACCTACTCGAAGCAGCCCGCCGTCACACGAGAGCAGGCGTACTCATGCGTCGGGACGACGGCAGTCTCCGAGCCGAAATCGGATCGAGTTCCCTTCTATCTCTACACCCGGCAGCAGGGAATCTGGCCGAACGTGGTCACGGGGCTTGACCCGAAGCAGCAGCCGGCCGCGTTTGCCGCGTTCTGCCCGCTCCGGAACGTCTCCGCGGATTACCCGCCCATCCTTCTCCTGCACGGGAGCAAGGATTCGGACGTACCCTACGAGCAATCCGTGTTGATGGATACGGAGCTGTCCCGCTTCAAGGTGGCGCACGAGCTGGTCACCATCGAGGGGGAGCACGGGTTTGACTCAGACATGCGGAACCCGAGAATCCAGAAAGTGTTCGACCGCGTGCTGGCTTTCCTAAAGCAGCATCTGTGAGAACTGTCGGCAATCACATACAGGCATGCCCACGCCGAGCCGTTGGCATGACAAGCGAATCATGCAACACTTTGGATCGGCAGGAAGAACACTCGTTGTCCTGACCTTCCTCGGCACTTGCGGCGCCGCCCCGACGGCGCGGACGGGCGAGGCGGGCGAAGCGCCGGTGGCCGTGCGCACCCGGGCAAATGCCTGGGTGCGGATGGCCGTACCCGAGCCGGGCGAGAGCCCGCCGGTGATCGTCGACGTGATCGATCCGTGGGGCCACATCGTCTGGACGGGCGCGACCCGAACCGACTCGATCGAGTTTCTGGCCCGCGACTGGGCCGACGGCGTCTACACCGTGCGATTCACGCCGGGCGGCGAGAAGAA
Protein-coding sequences here:
- a CDS encoding class I SAM-dependent rRNA methyltransferase, whose product is MTQHGGASRKRSKGGRGPYIQKSGGRPHGDGGDKRAGNTPPPPEHQYPYPWVRLRSASAHPFIYQRMIGQVDPTARPGDVVAVYDKQDHLFGHGFYHDRSQIGLRMLSYEPTAVDEDFFRKRIEQAIAWRRQLLGDDPATDAYRLVHAEGDGLSGLIAERYGDWIAIEVFSLGIFKRLDLIKRVLSESLISSEPAFAQASLCQGLPRRSSKSEGGNPKFVIRADEHVERLEGFEIPTLASDAVPPTITIRENGLRFRVDLRAGHKTGFFCDQRDNRKRLAALCRGAGVLDVCCYTGGFGVYAKKLGQAEAVTGVDLDEDAIELARKNANLNEVRIQHVHADAFGYLRQMQTNGNAYDVVVLDPPKFVGNRDEFQEGSRKYVDLNTLGMSVVRPGGLLLTCSCSGLVSREDFLGMVKAAASRLRRSLQFVDQTGAAPDHPVMANCPESAYLKAVWARVM
- a CDS encoding type II toxin-antitoxin system VapC family toxin — encoded protein: MKVFWDTNLFIYLIERHPASHPKVDSLYREHRKSGDEIIASARTLGELLAQPLRQGRTDLVRRYTELPTSPAMIRLVAFDRAAAEQYAGKRAQGSIRQPDAIQIACALANRADAFITNDSRLWGVSLPQAMSVRGL
- a CDS encoding alpha/beta hydrolase, with the translated sequence MHRLGSTTTAAVLLVLGGMAATAAAGAPAAQTKPTSTASSDAGTENKPAPANKHTYTYKKVDDCEIRADVYRPSADSARTPVIIWIHGGALIMGSRASINRLQLDLYLRAGYTVVAIDYRLAPETKLPGILDDLRDAFAWVREEGPTLFHIDPERVAVIGHSAGGYLTQMSGWCITPRSKALVSFCGYGDIIGDWYTKPSPTYSKQPAVTREQAYSCVGTTAVSEPKSDRVPFYLYTRQQGIWPNVVTGLDPKQQPAAFAAFCPLRNVSADYPPILLLHGSKDSDVPYEQSVLMDTELSRFKVAHELVTIEGEHGFDSDMRNPRIQKVFDRVLAFLKQHL